The following are encoded together in the Synchiropus splendidus isolate RoL2022-P1 chromosome 7, RoL_Sspl_1.0, whole genome shotgun sequence genome:
- the gle1 gene encoding mRNA export factor GLE1 isoform X1: MSERRRWETLQALKNSPKGKIRFDPFWSERGEDIMMGCKEVLILSPQSETTLKRLSSLSNQRSSSQGLSSGKSRPGLSEEITDSLSSLTPSSDVSVKNNTLTVTVSEQSCRHIVLEPHDDPDVPELSSPSPPPVISLMSPKSMQTTGRILIFEEEQRAKAKMALQRRQELQEKLVAAVATSESEQLKRFEEFMELKQRQEFESMRDMMDKETKESLGRQEKLKEEHRHRMKILNLRLREAEQQRLREAELERQRQVEGRERLRNLNTIQEEILQLNQLLEPTASSQLPQESLAAFSCRGNQLCSQVSEVVRKTTKGDFPSVDDMTVAERALHQMRALIRSMQEEVAQAQEEKKKKEQQAEERRKQEELQTQQEAQKEAARVAKEKAQKKGLQTNAELSTLQWLQKLQESSDLCCQSFQQLSSPSDTQTKKLKLELQKAATIPVSQISSNSGSELRKVFEKIDRLLSGQQVSSVSTSQHPQARDFVCYKLAEKFVRQGEEEVASHHEAAFPIAIVASGIWELHPQFGDLLLAHLHKKCPYAVPHYPPMKEGTSVEDYQRLLGYRVDDCGVEGQDSFLKRMSGMIRLYAALIQLRWPYGAKHSEPPHGLNNGWRWLAQTLNMEPLADITATLLYDFLEVCGNALMKLYQAQFWKLLLLLKDEFFPRIEAVTSSGQMGSVMRLKQFLETSLRNRQIRPPKGLLGPEFWRT; encoded by the exons ATGTCTGAGCGTAGAAGATGGGAAACACTGCAGGCGCTCAAAAACTCTCCGAAGGGAAAAATCCGCTTCGATCCCTTCTGGTCCGAGCGCGGCGAG GACATCATGATGGGATGCAAAGAGGTCCTCATCCTGTCCCCTCAGTCAGAGACCACGCTCAAGCGCCTCAGCAGCTTGAGTAACCAAAGAAGCAGCTCTCAGGGTCTCAGCTCGGGCAAGTCTCGCCCAGGACTCTCCGAAGAAATCACAGATTCTCTCAGCTCCCTCACCCCCTCGTCAGACGTGTCTGTGAAGAATAACACTCTGACCGTCACCGTGTCGGAACAG TCTTGTCGGCATATAGTGCTGGAGCCCCATGATGACCCAGATGTCCCTGAACTCAGCAGTCCTTCACCGCCACCCGTCATCTCTCTGATGTCTCCGAAATCCATGCAGACAACTGGACGGATCCTCATatttgaggaggagcagagagcgAAAGCGAAG ATGGCGCTCCAAAGGCGACAGGAGCTCCAGGAGAAGCTAGTGGCCGCAGTGGCGACCAGCGAGTCTGAGCAGCTGAAACGTTTTGAGGAGTTTATGGAGCTGAAGCAGCGGCAGGAGTTTGAGAGCATGAGAGACATGATGGACAAAGA GACCAAAGAGAGTCTGGGGCGccaggagaagctgaaggaggagcACCGACACCGGATGAAG ATTCTGAACCTGAGGCTGCGTGAGGCTGAGCAGCAGCGTCTGCGCGAAGCTGAGCTAGAGAGGCAGCGGCAGGTGGAGGGTCGCGAGCGGCTGAGGAACCTCAATACTATCCAGGAGGAGATCCTGCAGCTCAACCAGCTGCTGGAGCCCACCGCCAGCAGCCAGCTGCCGCAGGAGAGCCTGGCCGCATTCAGCTGCCGCGGTAACCAGCTCTGCTCGCAAGTGTCGGAGGTGGTCCGGAAGACCACCAAG GGAGACTTCCCCAGCGTGGACGACATGACAGTGGCGGAGAGAGCACTGCACCAGATGAGGGCGCTGATCCGGAGCATGCAGGAGGAGGTGGCCCAGgcgcaggaggagaagaagaaaaaggagcAGCAGGCAGAGGAGCGCAGGAAGCAGGAGGAGCTTCAGACCCAGCAGGAGGCCCAGAAAGAAGCAGCGAGGGTGGCAAAGGAGAAGGCTCAGAAGAAAG GCCTGCAGACCAACGCTGAGCTGAGCACGCTGCAGTGGCTGCAGAAGCTCCAGGAGTCATCGGACCTCTGTTGTCAGTCCTTCCAGCAGCTCAGCTCTCCAAGCGACACTCAG AccaagaagctgaagctggagctGCAGAAAGCAGCCACCATCCCGGTCAGCCAGATCTCCAGCAACTCGGGCTCCGAGCTGCGCAAGGTCTTCGAGAAGATCGACCGGCTTCTGTCGGGTCAGCAGGTGTCGTCCGTCAGCACCTCGCAGCACCCGCAGGCCCGGGACTTCGTCTGCTACAAGCTGGCTGAGAAGTTTGTG AGacaaggagaggaggaagtggcGTCTCACCATGAAGCTGCCTTCCCCATCGCCATCGTAGCGTCAGGCATCTGGGAGTTGCACCCCCAATTTGGCGACCTGCTCTTGGCCCACCTGCACAAAAAGTGCCCCTACGCTGTGCCTCACTACCCCCCGATGAAGGAGGGCACGTCGGTGGAGGACTACCAGAG ACTTCTAGGGTACCGTGTGGATGACTGCGGGGTCGAAGGTCAGGACAGCTTCCTTAAGAGGATGTCCGGAATGATCCGCCTGTATGCAGCCTTGATCCAGCTGAGGTGGCCGTACGGCGCCAAGCACTCG GAGCCGCCTCATGGCCTGAACAATGGCTGGCGCTGGCTCGCTCAAACGTTGAACATGGAGCCGCTGGCTGACATCACGGCGACGCTGCTCTACGACTTCCTGGAG GTGTGCGGGAACGCTCTGATGAAACTGTACCAGGCCCAGTTCTGgaagcttctgctgctgctcaaggACGAATTCTTCCCACG gatCGAGGCAGTGACCAGCAGCGGTCAGATGGGCTCGGTCATGAGGCTCAAACAGTTTTTGGAG ACGTCGCTGCGCAATCGACAGATCCGACCCCCAAAAGGTCTGCTGGGCCCTGAGTTCTGGAGGACCTGA
- the LOC128762428 gene encoding outer dense fiber protein 2-like, with protein MNGRNTPPPLHVHITDTTPVHVHMRRSPGRNSQSPSKEVQLQGKGCRSKGRAPWIPPGKSSTRRDLHSQRAVQHGGAEGRQAAPLDPDDFSQNLTILLKEQDADRLARSVEHGETDALLRALVEAEIDGVAVTSQVVALKEVVDHLRKEKRLSKVQAASLERQRQALLEKIQMFHHTNRGLRDLLRGRTQHQRAMLAWSEENEDLKRRLMDCEAENMRLSAKLSSREKEVGALARHLDLEKDNIKTSEELSRLLESKQDRLDSQLTWTEAEKVRLTAQIQVMQQKFEQQQQELQRLQEELKNQKCDKEQENQELLSTINRQMEEAEESCRQLRVRLQEKEAQLVQARSKSNDWCLRHSREAAAREKLQEDAAALRHQVTELSQKLQQNEEARRADKEEVQRLTADICRFNTDNRELQDQLSLSQEKLRSLRSEAGALRSTVRMNQNLLDKYKKKVQQVRLQSEEFCLKLEETQKEALEEKERLQREKEQLRRDLSARLRELEPLPDKLRRTEEQLKDAQKEAEGHQRRNQEHSCSLAEVRHKVEQQGAELEVSLRRSSLLQQEKNLLKEKTHDMKRKLEELTLQNQVMSESLADRDAAIRSVQQQLEEKSMECSVLTRQLQRALDDAQRQVEESVQRIQSKEKASHVKALDLQGQLSRARTELGQVQRSKEETERRLQNQLQHLRERLEQSDSTNRSLSNYVHFLKTSCAPLVTST; from the exons ATGAATGGGCGAAATACCCCGCCGCCCCTTCACGTCCACATCACGGACACGACCCCGGTGCACGTGCACATGAGGAGGAGCCCCGGCAGAAACTCGCAG AGCCCTAGTAAGGAGGTGCAGCTACAGGGGAAAGGATGCCGATCGAAAGGCCGGGCCCCGTGGATCCCACCTGGAAAGTCTTCCACCCGAAGAGACCTGCATTCCCAG AGAGCTGTCCAGCATGGGGGCGCTGAGGGTCGTCAGGCTGCCCCATTGGATCCAGATGACTTCTCCCAAAACCTGACCATCCTCCTGAAGGAGCAGGATGCTGACCGTCTCGCTCGGAG CGTGGAACACGGAGAGACGGATGCTCTGCTGCGAGCGCTTGTGGAGGCAGAGATTGATGGCGTTGCTGTCACCAGTCAGGTTGTGGCGCTGAAGGAGGTGGTGGACCACCTCAGGAAG GAGAAACGCCTGTCCAAGGTTCAGGCTGCATCTCTGGAGCGTCAGCGACAGGCGTTACTGGAGAAGATCCAGATGTTCCATCACACCAACCGTGGCCTGCGGGACCTGCTGAGAGGCCGGACTCAACACCAG AGGGCAATGCTGGCCTGGTCCGAGGAGAACGAAGATCTGAAGAGGCGGCTGATGGACTGTGAGGCCGAGAACATG CGTCTGTCGGCCAAGCTGAGCAGCAGGGAGAAGGAGGTCGGAGCGCTCGCTCGGCATCTGGACCTGGAGAAG GACAACATTAAGACCAGCGAGGAGCTGTCCAGGCTCCTGGAGAGCAAACAGGATCGTTTGGACTCTCAGCTGACGTGGACAGAAGCCGAGAAGGTTCGACTGACTGCTCAGATTCAG GTGATGCAGCAGAAGTTcgagcaacagcagcaggagctgcagcgtctccaggaggagctgaagaatcaGAAATGTGATAAGGAGCAGGAGAACCAGGAGCTCCTCAGCACCATCAACCGACAGATGGAGGAAGCTGAGGAGTCGTGCCGGCAGCTGAGGGTCAGGCTTCAGGAGAAG GAGGCCCAGTTGGTCCAGGCCCGGTCCAAGTCCAACGACTGGTGCCTGCGTCACTCCAGAGAAGCTGCAGCCAgagagaagctgcaggaggaTGCAGCAGCCCTCAGACA TCAGGTGACAGAGCTCAGCCAGAAACTGCAGCAGAACGAGGAGGCCCGGCGAGCGGACAAAGAGGAAGTCCAGCGACTGACTGCCGACATCTGCCGCTTCAACACTGACAACAGAGAACTGCAG GACCAGCTCTCGTTGTCGCAGGAGAAGCTCAGGTCTCTCCGGTCTGAAGCTGGAGCGCTTCGATCCACCGTCAGGATGAACCAGAACCTGCTGGACAAGTACAAGAAGAAG GTCCAGCAGGTCCGTCTGCAGTCGGAGGAGTTCTgcctgaagctggaggagactcAGAAGGAGGCTctagaggagaaggagagactgcagagagagaaggagcagctgaggagagaccTCAGTGCCCGTCTCCGAGAACTGGAGCCTCTTCCAGACAAGCTGAGGAGGacggaggagcagctgaaggacGCTCAGAAGGAGGCTGAGGGCCACCAGAGGAGGAACCAGGAGCACAGCTGCTCTCTCGCTGAAGTCAGACACAAG gtgGAGCAGCAGGGAGCTGAGCTGGAGGTCAGTCTGCGGAGAAgctcgctgctgcagcaggagaagaacCTCCTGAAGGAGAAGACCCACGACATGAAGAG gaagctggaggagctgacgcTGCAGAACCAAGTCATGTCCGAGTCGCTGGCAGACAGAGATGCCGCCATCCGCagcgtccagcagcagctagAGGAGAAGAGCATGGAATGCAGTGTCCTGACCAGGCAGCTGCAGCGGGCGCTGGACGACGCTCAGAGACAG gtggaggagagcgTGCAGAGGATTCAGTCCAAAGAGAAGGCGTCTCACGTCAAAGCTCTGGACCTGCAGGGTCAGCTGAGCCGGGCCAGAACAGAACTGGGCCAAGTGCAGCGCAGCAAAGAGGAG aCGGAGCGGCGCCTGCAGAACCAGCTGCAGCACCTGCGGGAGCGTCTGGAGCAGTCGGACTCTACCAACAGGAGTCTCAGCAACTACGTTCACTTCCTGAAGACCTCCTGTGCACCGCTGGTGACCTCCACCTGA
- the ptgesl gene encoding prostaglandin E synthase 2: protein MAAACVRAVYKVGWTLLESPAVRRPAFALNFTGNAGTLLSRRGFGTGASGSSAQLLKSMRGGGRRVLGCVVLFGGGLGFYQAARWSVHQQRVLAQDRQGSSGASLKLVLYQYKTCPFCSKVRAFLDYHGLNYDIVEVNPVMRQEIKWSEYRKVPILMVQEDVQLNDSSVIISALKTLLVTKDKSVSDIVRCYPEIKSVNDSGKKVTEYSNKYWLMLSEEETKRLYPEKDSQKEEMKWRKWADDWLVHLISPNVYRTTGEALASFDYIVREGKFGSFEGFFAKYVGAAAMFIIAKRLKNRHNLQDDVRQDLYKAVNDWVAAIGKKRKFMGGDQPNLADLAVFGVLRVMEGLQAFDDMMANTKVKSWYHRVERAMLNHAGQQ, encoded by the exons ATGGCCGCTGCCTGTGTCCGGGCCGTCTATAAGGTCGGGTGGACTCTGCTGGAGTCTCCCGCGGTCCGCCGACCCGCGTTTGCCCTCAACTTCACTGGCAATGCAGGAACTTTATTATCTCGCAGAGGCTTCGGTACCGGTGCTTCCGGGTCGTCAGCCCAACTCCTTAAGTCCATGCGTGGAGGAGGACGCAGAGTTTTGGGCTGTGTGGTTCTGTTCGGTGGAGGACTGGGCTTCTATCAGGCGGCCCGGTGGTCCGTCCATCAGCAGCGGGTTCTGGCTCAGGACCGTCAG gggtcCAGTGGTGCCTCCCTGAAGCTGGTCCTGTACCAGTACAAGACGTGTCCGTTCTGCAGTAAAGTGCGAGCGTTCCTGGACTACCATGGGCTGAACTACGACATCGTGGAGGTGAACCCGGTGATGCGGCAGGAGATCAAGTGGTCCGAGTACCGGAAGGTTCCCATCCTGATGGTGCAGGAGGACGTG CAACTCAACGACTCGTCCGTCATCATCAGTGCCCTTAAGACTCTCCTGGTCACCAA GGACAAGAGCGTCAGCGACATCGTCCGCTGTTACCCCGAGATCAAGTCGGTCAACGACAGCGGCAAGAAGGTGACAGAGTACAGCAACAAGTACTGGCTGATGCTCAGCGAGGAGGAGACCAAGAGGCTGTACCCCGAGAAGGACTCGCAGAA AGAGGAGATGAAGTGGCGGAAGTGGGCCGACGACTGGCTGGTCCACCTCATCTCCCCGAACGTGTACAGAACCACCGGTGAGGCCCTGGCCTCCTTCGACTACATTGTGCGCGAGGGCAAGTTCGGCTCCTTCGAGGGCTTCTTCGCCAAATACGTCGGTGCCGCCGCCATGTTCATCATCGCCAAGAGGCTAAAGAACCG CCACAACCTGCAGGACGACGTGCGTCAGGACCTCTACAAGGCAGTCAATGACTGGGTCGCTGCCATTGGAAAGAAGAGGAAGTTCATGGGAGGAGACCAGCCCAATCTCGCTGACTTG GCCGTGTTCGGAGTCCTCCGAGTGATGGAGGGGCTTCAGGCTTTTGACGACATGATGGCTAACACCAAAGTCAAGTCCTGGTACCACCGTGTGGAGCGGGCCATGCTCAACCACGCCGGCCAACAGTGA
- the gle1 gene encoding mRNA export factor GLE1 isoform X2 — protein sequence MSERRRWETLQALKNSPKGKIRFDPFWSERGEDIMMGCKEVLILSPQSETTLKRLSSLSNQRSSSQGLSSGKSRPGLSEEITDSLSSLTPSSDVSVKNNTLTVTVSEQSCRHIVLEPHDDPDVPELSSPSPPPVISLMSPKSMQTTGRILIFEEEQRAKAKMALQRRQELQEKLVAAVATSESEQLKRFEEFMELKQRQEFESMRDMMDKETKESLGRQEKLKEEHRHRMKILNLRLREAEQQRLREAELERQRQVEGRERLRNLNTIQEEILQLNQLLEPTASSQLPQESLAAFSCRGNQLCSQVSEVVRKTTKGDFPSVDDMTVAERALHQMRALIRSMQEEVAQAQEEKKKKEQQAEERRKQEELQTQQEAQKEAARVAKEKAQKKGLQTNAELSTLQWLQKLQESSDLCCQSFQQLSSPSDTQTKKLKLELQKAATIPVSQISSNSGSELRKVFEKIDRLLSGQQVSSVSTSQHPQARDFVCYKLAEKFVRQGEEEVASHHEAAFPIAIVASGIWELHPQFGDLLLAHLHKKCPYAVPHYPPMKEGTSVEDYQRLLGYRVDDCGVEGQDSFLKRMSGMIRLYAALIQLRWPYGAKHSEPPHGLNNGWRWLAQTLNMEPLADITATLLYDFLEVCGNALMKLYQAQFWKLLLLLKDEFFPR from the exons ATGTCTGAGCGTAGAAGATGGGAAACACTGCAGGCGCTCAAAAACTCTCCGAAGGGAAAAATCCGCTTCGATCCCTTCTGGTCCGAGCGCGGCGAG GACATCATGATGGGATGCAAAGAGGTCCTCATCCTGTCCCCTCAGTCAGAGACCACGCTCAAGCGCCTCAGCAGCTTGAGTAACCAAAGAAGCAGCTCTCAGGGTCTCAGCTCGGGCAAGTCTCGCCCAGGACTCTCCGAAGAAATCACAGATTCTCTCAGCTCCCTCACCCCCTCGTCAGACGTGTCTGTGAAGAATAACACTCTGACCGTCACCGTGTCGGAACAG TCTTGTCGGCATATAGTGCTGGAGCCCCATGATGACCCAGATGTCCCTGAACTCAGCAGTCCTTCACCGCCACCCGTCATCTCTCTGATGTCTCCGAAATCCATGCAGACAACTGGACGGATCCTCATatttgaggaggagcagagagcgAAAGCGAAG ATGGCGCTCCAAAGGCGACAGGAGCTCCAGGAGAAGCTAGTGGCCGCAGTGGCGACCAGCGAGTCTGAGCAGCTGAAACGTTTTGAGGAGTTTATGGAGCTGAAGCAGCGGCAGGAGTTTGAGAGCATGAGAGACATGATGGACAAAGA GACCAAAGAGAGTCTGGGGCGccaggagaagctgaaggaggagcACCGACACCGGATGAAG ATTCTGAACCTGAGGCTGCGTGAGGCTGAGCAGCAGCGTCTGCGCGAAGCTGAGCTAGAGAGGCAGCGGCAGGTGGAGGGTCGCGAGCGGCTGAGGAACCTCAATACTATCCAGGAGGAGATCCTGCAGCTCAACCAGCTGCTGGAGCCCACCGCCAGCAGCCAGCTGCCGCAGGAGAGCCTGGCCGCATTCAGCTGCCGCGGTAACCAGCTCTGCTCGCAAGTGTCGGAGGTGGTCCGGAAGACCACCAAG GGAGACTTCCCCAGCGTGGACGACATGACAGTGGCGGAGAGAGCACTGCACCAGATGAGGGCGCTGATCCGGAGCATGCAGGAGGAGGTGGCCCAGgcgcaggaggagaagaagaaaaaggagcAGCAGGCAGAGGAGCGCAGGAAGCAGGAGGAGCTTCAGACCCAGCAGGAGGCCCAGAAAGAAGCAGCGAGGGTGGCAAAGGAGAAGGCTCAGAAGAAAG GCCTGCAGACCAACGCTGAGCTGAGCACGCTGCAGTGGCTGCAGAAGCTCCAGGAGTCATCGGACCTCTGTTGTCAGTCCTTCCAGCAGCTCAGCTCTCCAAGCGACACTCAG AccaagaagctgaagctggagctGCAGAAAGCAGCCACCATCCCGGTCAGCCAGATCTCCAGCAACTCGGGCTCCGAGCTGCGCAAGGTCTTCGAGAAGATCGACCGGCTTCTGTCGGGTCAGCAGGTGTCGTCCGTCAGCACCTCGCAGCACCCGCAGGCCCGGGACTTCGTCTGCTACAAGCTGGCTGAGAAGTTTGTG AGacaaggagaggaggaagtggcGTCTCACCATGAAGCTGCCTTCCCCATCGCCATCGTAGCGTCAGGCATCTGGGAGTTGCACCCCCAATTTGGCGACCTGCTCTTGGCCCACCTGCACAAAAAGTGCCCCTACGCTGTGCCTCACTACCCCCCGATGAAGGAGGGCACGTCGGTGGAGGACTACCAGAG ACTTCTAGGGTACCGTGTGGATGACTGCGGGGTCGAAGGTCAGGACAGCTTCCTTAAGAGGATGTCCGGAATGATCCGCCTGTATGCAGCCTTGATCCAGCTGAGGTGGCCGTACGGCGCCAAGCACTCG GAGCCGCCTCATGGCCTGAACAATGGCTGGCGCTGGCTCGCTCAAACGTTGAACATGGAGCCGCTGGCTGACATCACGGCGACGCTGCTCTACGACTTCCTGGAG GTGTGCGGGAACGCTCTGATGAAACTGTACCAGGCCCAGTTCTGgaagcttctgctgctgctcaaggACGAATTCTTCCCACGGTGA